The proteins below come from a single Flavobacterium lindanitolerans genomic window:
- a CDS encoding dodecin family protein: protein MSVLKVIEILSSSDTSWEDATRKAVSKASKTLKNIKSVYVQDQSATVENGSVKEFRVTLKLTFELE from the coding sequence ATGTCTGTATTAAAAGTAATCGAGATTCTTTCAAGCTCGGATACAAGCTGGGAAGATGCGACTAGGAAGGCCGTTTCAAAAGCATCAAAAACTTTAAAAAACATAAAATCGGTTTATGTCCAGGACCAAAGTGCTACCGTGGAAAACGGATCGGTTAAAGAATTTAGGGTAACTTTAAAACTTACCTTCGAGTTAGAATAA
- a CDS encoding NifU family protein: MINVTIKETQNPTILKFELPDFITQNENFEFKNIDEAKDSPLAQQLFYLPFVKAVYISGNFIAIQRYNIVEWDDVKEAVAEQIENFVNKGGQILNVTEKKVTKQPLTVYAESTPNPSVQKFVGSRMMTKTAMEFKNIDEAAASPLALELFKFPYIKEVFIDENYISVTKYAVKEWQDITYELRSFIKEFIENGGTVIDESIAALNPKVEKQKIENFDNLDTTSQQIINILEEYVKPAVAADGGNILFDSYDENDKRVKVVLQGACSGCPSSTFTLKSGIENMLKDMLNDQDIKVEALNG; encoded by the coding sequence ATGATAAATGTTACTATAAAAGAGACCCAAAATCCGACAATTCTAAAGTTTGAATTGCCTGATTTTATTACACAAAATGAAAATTTTGAATTCAAAAATATAGATGAGGCAAAAGACTCTCCCCTTGCCCAACAATTATTTTACCTTCCTTTTGTAAAGGCTGTATATATTTCCGGAAATTTCATCGCCATTCAACGCTATAATATAGTAGAATGGGATGACGTAAAAGAAGCCGTAGCAGAGCAAATCGAAAATTTTGTCAACAAAGGCGGACAAATCTTAAACGTTACTGAGAAAAAAGTAACCAAACAGCCCCTGACCGTTTATGCAGAAAGCACACCAAACCCCTCTGTACAAAAATTTGTTGGCAGCCGAATGATGACCAAAACCGCAATGGAATTCAAAAACATTGACGAGGCGGCTGCTTCTCCTTTAGCGTTAGAACTGTTCAAGTTTCCTTATATTAAGGAAGTTTTCATTGATGAAAATTATATTTCAGTAACTAAATATGCCGTAAAAGAATGGCAGGATATTACTTATGAATTAAGAAGCTTCATCAAGGAATTTATTGAAAACGGAGGTACTGTTATCGATGAAAGCATTGCCGCTCTAAACCCGAAAGTGGAAAAACAGAAGATTGAGAATTTTGACAATCTGGATACTACCTCACAGCAAATCATAAACATTCTTGAAGAATATGTAAAACCGGCTGTCGCTGCCGACGGCGGTAATATTCTTTTCGATTCTTACGATGAAAATGACAAGCGTGTAAAAGTGGTATTGCAAGGTGCCTGCAGCGGATGTCCGTCCTCAACCTTCACGCTTAAAAGCGGCATTGAAAACATGTTGAAGGACATGCTAAACGATCAGGATATAAAAGTAGAGGCGTTAAACGGCTAG
- a CDS encoding PorP/SprF family type IX secretion system membrane protein: MNFKKRYLALLLLLSQISFSQEGIAVYSDYLSDNYYLIHPSMAGAANCAKLRLTARQQWFGQDDAPALQTLSFNGRLGEQSGVGIILFNDKNGYHSQVGGKITYAHHIMFSRGDYDLNQLSFGMSAGLVQSKLDESEFEGFDPIVVGGVYQKDSYFNVDFGVSYNYLDFYAHFTVKNAVANIRREIYTDYESDNLRKYLFSAGYVFGDPDRLQWEPSFLFQYVDETKEKSIDVNLKVYKDLDFGKLWGGLSYRRSFDGAQYLDGNSVSDQKLQYITPIVGLNYKNFMVAYTYSHLTGDVKFDNGGFHQITLGLNLFCKREKWDCNCPAVN; encoded by the coding sequence ATGAATTTTAAAAAGAGGTATTTAGCATTATTATTGTTATTGTCACAAATATCGTTTTCACAAGAAGGAATTGCCGTTTATTCAGATTATTTATCCGATAACTATTACTTGATTCACCCTTCTATGGCGGGTGCTGCAAATTGTGCTAAATTACGTTTAACAGCTCGTCAGCAATGGTTTGGCCAGGATGATGCTCCGGCTTTGCAGACTTTGAGTTTTAACGGAAGGCTAGGAGAACAATCGGGTGTGGGAATCATACTTTTTAATGATAAAAACGGTTACCACTCACAGGTAGGAGGAAAGATTACTTACGCACACCATATCATGTTTTCAAGAGGTGATTATGATTTGAACCAGTTGTCTTTTGGTATGAGTGCCGGATTAGTGCAGAGTAAATTGGATGAATCAGAATTTGAAGGATTCGATCCTATTGTTGTAGGAGGGGTTTACCAAAAAGATTCTTATTTCAATGTTGATTTCGGAGTTTCCTATAACTATTTGGATTTTTATGCGCACTTCACCGTTAAAAATGCGGTTGCAAATATCAGAAGAGAAATCTATACAGATTACGAATCGGATAACTTAAGAAAATATTTATTCAGTGCCGGATATGTTTTTGGAGATCCGGACAGACTTCAATGGGAACCATCTTTCCTGTTCCAATATGTTGATGAAACGAAAGAGAAATCAATCGATGTAAACTTAAAAGTATACAAAGATTTAGATTTTGGAAAGCTTTGGGGAGGTTTATCCTATAGAAGAAGCTTTGACGGAGCACAATATCTTGATGGTAACAGTGTTTCAGATCAAAAACTACAATACATTACCCCAATCGTGGGCTTAAATTATAAAAACTTTATGGTTGCTTACACCTATTCTCATTTAACAGGTGATGTGAAGTTTGATAACGGAGGTTTTCACCAAATCACTTTAGGTCTGAATTTATTCTGTAAGAGAGAGAAATGGGATTGTAACTGTCCTGCTGTTAATTAA
- a CDS encoding gamma carbonic anhydrase family protein encodes MLIKTVNGKSPSIPEDCYVAENATIIGDVTFGASCSVWFNAVVRGDVHYIKIGNKVNIQDGAVIHCTYQKHPTEIGNNVSIGHNAIVHGCKVHDNVLIGMGAIVMDNCIIESNSIIAAGAVVTQNTVVESGTIYAGVPAKKVKDINKSDFAGEIERISNNYVMYSGWLKDE; translated from the coding sequence ATGCTGATAAAAACTGTAAATGGTAAAAGCCCTTCCATTCCTGAGGACTGTTATGTGGCTGAAAATGCAACAATTATTGGAGACGTGACTTTTGGAGCTTCCTGCAGTGTTTGGTTTAATGCTGTGGTGAGAGGCGATGTGCATTATATCAAAATTGGAAATAAAGTAAATATCCAGGACGGGGCAGTCATACATTGTACCTATCAAAAGCATCCGACGGAAATAGGTAATAATGTGTCAATTGGACATAATGCCATCGTGCATGGCTGCAAAGTGCATGACAACGTTTTGATTGGAATGGGCGCCATTGTAATGGATAATTGCATTATTGAAAGCAATTCTATTATTGCAGCCGGAGCAGTAGTAACACAAAATACAGTAGTTGAATCCGGAACCATCTATGCCGGAGTGCCTGCTAAGAAAGTAAAAGACATTAATAAGTCTGACTTCGCTGGTGAAATTGAGCGTATTTCCAATAATTACGTGATGTATTCAGGTTGGCTGAAGGACGAGTAG
- the murI gene encoding glutamate racemase — protein sequence MINSNPIGLFDSGIGGTSIWKEIHQLMPNENTIYLADSKNAPYGQKTKDEIIALSIKNTEYLLNQNAKIIVVACNTATTNAIKELRAKYDVPFIGIEPAIKPAANNSRTQTIGILATKGTLNSELFNKTAEQFQDTNIIEQVGYNLVKLIEDGEMHSDEMTSLLKTYLTPMIEANIDYLVLGCSHYPYLIPQIKEILPQHIKIIDSGEAVARQTYKVLEEKIGLNTAVGEHSTLFYTNSDPKVLKSILENKYPVIQKDF from the coding sequence ATGATAAACTCAAACCCAATAGGACTTTTTGACTCCGGAATAGGTGGAACATCCATCTGGAAGGAAATTCACCAATTAATGCCCAACGAAAACACTATCTATCTTGCCGATAGTAAAAATGCGCCTTATGGCCAAAAAACAAAAGATGAGATTATTGCTTTGAGCATTAAAAATACCGAATACCTTTTAAATCAGAATGCCAAGATTATTGTAGTAGCATGCAATACGGCCACTACAAATGCAATTAAGGAATTAAGGGCCAAATACGACGTTCCATTTATTGGAATAGAACCGGCCATAAAACCGGCTGCCAATAATTCCCGAACACAAACCATAGGAATTCTAGCTACCAAAGGAACGCTTAACAGCGAGCTTTTCAATAAAACCGCAGAACAGTTCCAGGACACCAATATCATCGAACAGGTGGGCTATAATTTAGTCAAGCTGATTGAAGACGGTGAAATGCATTCTGACGAAATGACTTCGCTATTAAAAACCTATCTAACGCCAATGATTGAAGCCAACATTGATTATCTGGTTTTAGGCTGCAGCCACTATCCTTACCTTATTCCTCAAATCAAGGAAATCCTGCCGCAACATATCAAAATTATTGATTCGGGTGAAGCGGTAGCCCGCCAAACCTATAAAGTGCTTGAGGAAAAAATTGGGCTAAATACGGCTGTGGGAGAACACAGCACATTGTTTTACACCAACTCAGACCCAAAAGTTTTGAAAAGTATTTTGGAAAACAAATATCCTGTTATCCAGAAAGACTTTTAA
- a CDS encoding OmpH family outer membrane protein: MKQLKTLLIAAALFIGASQTMNAQAKTAHVDVSEIMAKMPAMIEGQKQLEKLNQTYNADYKTMVDEYQAKLKKYDAESSTVAEKVNQDRAVEIQDMQKRIRDYGENAQKELQQKEQDLFKPIQEKIKAAIQKVGKAKGYQYVLDSAMVLLADGPNITADVKKELGF, translated from the coding sequence ATGAAACAACTGAAAACTTTACTAATCGCCGCAGCGCTTTTCATTGGTGCAAGCCAGACTATGAATGCTCAAGCAAAGACAGCACATGTTGACGTTAGTGAAATTATGGCTAAGATGCCTGCAATGATAGAAGGGCAAAAGCAACTTGAAAAATTGAACCAGACTTATAACGCTGATTACAAAACGATGGTTGACGAGTATCAGGCCAAACTAAAAAAATATGATGCGGAATCAAGTACAGTTGCTGAAAAAGTAAATCAGGACAGAGCTGTTGAAATTCAGGACATGCAAAAAAGAATCAGAGATTACGGCGAAAATGCTCAAAAAGAATTACAACAAAAAGAGCAGGATTTATTTAAGCCTATCCAGGAAAAAATCAAAGCTGCTATCCAAAAAGTAGGAAAAGCTAAAGGATATCAGTATGTTTTGGATTCAGCTATGGTTTTACTTGCTGACGGACCAAACATTACAGCTGATGTAAAAAAAGAACTTGGGTTCTAA
- a CDS encoding OmpH family outer membrane protein, which produces MRKHFFILLLAATFSTAINAQTRGIRIGYIDMEYILEKVPDYAEAKNQLELKAQKWKQEAEVKRNEINKLKENLKTERVLLTKELIEEREEEISFLENELLEFQQKRFGSTGDLITQKAVLVKPIQDQVFTIVQDIAEAKKYDFIFDKSSDLTMLFGAQRHNISDQVVRQLTRAEKREQLSKKQLKDEAEKERKQDMIDANPELAERQKVLEDKKAAREKMIEDRKLAAEEKRKAFEEKRAQLLAEREEKRNAAKTKTEDTKKEEKPAAEKKTTSTENVTEEGKGKTEEKAGQTAEERKAAMEQAKKEAAEERQRKLDERKKALEEKRKKLIEEREAAKKEKEEKKNSEENNKGN; this is translated from the coding sequence ATGAGAAAACATTTTTTTATACTATTGCTAGCAGCTACATTTTCAACTGCCATCAATGCGCAGACAAGAGGTATTCGTATTGGATACATCGACATGGAATATATTCTGGAAAAAGTTCCTGACTATGCCGAGGCAAAAAACCAACTCGAACTGAAAGCCCAGAAATGGAAGCAGGAAGCAGAAGTAAAAAGAAATGAAATCAACAAGCTTAAAGAAAATCTAAAAACGGAAAGAGTTTTATTGACCAAAGAGCTTATTGAGGAAAGAGAAGAAGAAATCTCATTTCTTGAAAATGAATTATTAGAATTTCAGCAAAAAAGATTCGGTTCAACCGGTGATTTGATTACACAGAAAGCTGTTTTGGTAAAACCAATCCAGGATCAGGTTTTTACAATTGTACAGGATATTGCTGAAGCAAAAAAATATGACTTTATTTTTGACAAGTCCTCTGATTTGACCATGTTATTTGGTGCCCAAAGACACAATATCAGCGACCAGGTTGTACGTCAACTTACGAGAGCAGAAAAAAGAGAACAGTTGAGCAAAAAACAACTGAAAGATGAAGCAGAAAAAGAGCGCAAGCAAGATATGATTGATGCTAATCCTGAATTGGCTGAAAGACAGAAAGTGCTGGAAGACAAAAAAGCTGCCAGAGAAAAAATGATTGAAGACAGAAAACTTGCTGCCGAAGAAAAAAGAAAGGCTTTTGAAGAAAAAAGAGCGCAACTGTTAGCGGAAAGAGAAGAAAAAAGAAATGCGGCTAAAACAAAAACAGAAGACACTAAAAAAGAAGAAAAGCCAGCTGCAGAGAAAAAGACCACTTCTACTGAAAATGTAACCGAAGAAGGCAAAGGCAAAACAGAAGAAAAAGCCGGACAAACTGCTGAAGAAAGGAAAGCAGCAATGGAACAGGCTAAAAAAGAAGCTGCCGAAGAAAGACAGAGAAAATTAGACGAACGTAAAAAAGCACTCGAAGAAAAAAGAAAGAAATTAATAGAAGAAAGAGAAGCTGCTAAAAAAGAAAAAGAAGAAAAGAAAAATTCTGAAGAAAACAATAAAGGGAACTAA
- the bamA gene encoding outer membrane protein assembly factor BamA has translation MLNKSIKLFLTVLVLGNIFQAKAQERVPFDQGREYILAGVSVIGKISYNEQTVVTFAGLEKGQRITVPGEEISSAIKKLWKLGLFNEIDTYINRIDGDSIFIDMHISELPKLSEVKINGVKKSKVDGLIKDNSLTKGKIVNENLITTTKNYIENKYKKDGFYNTKVVINTYPDTTSGNEVKMLINIDKGKKVKVSSIVVDGNDKLSDGRIRKAMKNTKTRFPLRFWKGSKYIKEKYNEDLENIVSVYKEKGYRDARVVSDSISYNKDKNTVDIKLKVEEGNKYYFGNIKFLGNSVYSDQGLTKMLGIKKGDVYNGVLLQKRIEDKTKPDANDIKNLYQNSGYLFSTVNAVEVKTANDTIDFEIRIMEGPMAYFNKITVVGNDKTNDKVIYRELRTLPGQKYSKELLMRTLRELGQLGFFDPQALEPKFKNVDPAAGTVDIEYNVVEKGSSQIELQGGYGGGGFIGTLGLSFNNFSIRNIFKKDAYTPLPMGDGQKLALRLQGSSYFQTYSLSFTEPWLGGKKPVQFSGSISHSKQFLYTGRTSDVDRDKSFNITSISLGIAKKLNVPDDYFILSQGISFQYYDLNNYNTGLFTFGNGNSRNLAYTIGLRRDSRGIDPIFPTFGSEFSISAKFTLPYSLFNGVDYANLKNDPNYQTTDSQGNVVADQSKIDQKKFNWLEYYKIKFKADWYTKIYGKFVLRSLGEFGFLGAYNNDRGLVPFERFFLGGDGLANYSLDGREVIQLRGYPNQSLTPLDNKGNQNGATIYNKFSLELRYPITLKGAASIYALTFLEAGAAYDNFRDYNPFVLQRSAGFGLRVFMPAFGLLGIDFGHGFDPVPGSTQKNGWETHFIIGQQF, from the coding sequence ATGTTAAATAAAAGCATTAAACTATTCTTAACCGTATTAGTTTTAGGAAATATTTTCCAAGCAAAAGCCCAAGAGAGAGTCCCATTTGATCAAGGAAGAGAATATATTCTAGCCGGTGTAAGCGTCATCGGAAAAATCAGCTATAACGAACAAACAGTTGTTACATTTGCCGGTCTTGAAAAAGGCCAAAGAATCACAGTTCCCGGAGAAGAAATCAGTAGTGCCATTAAAAAATTATGGAAACTTGGATTATTCAACGAAATAGACACCTATATCAATAGAATTGACGGCGACAGTATCTTTATTGACATGCACATCAGCGAGTTACCAAAACTTAGCGAAGTAAAAATCAATGGTGTCAAAAAATCCAAGGTAGACGGACTTATCAAAGACAATTCACTCACAAAAGGTAAAATTGTCAATGAAAACCTTATCACTACTACCAAAAACTACATCGAAAACAAATACAAAAAAGACGGTTTCTATAACACCAAAGTCGTCATCAATACCTATCCGGACACTACATCCGGCAATGAGGTTAAAATGCTAATAAACATTGACAAAGGCAAAAAAGTAAAAGTAAGCTCTATAGTTGTTGACGGTAATGACAAACTTTCTGACGGAAGAATCAGAAAGGCGATGAAAAACACCAAAACAAGATTTCCATTGCGTTTTTGGAAAGGATCTAAATATATTAAGGAAAAATACAATGAGGATTTAGAGAACATCGTATCCGTTTATAAAGAAAAAGGATACCGCGATGCCCGTGTCGTATCTGATTCCATATCTTATAACAAAGATAAAAATACGGTTGACATAAAATTAAAAGTTGAAGAAGGTAACAAATACTATTTCGGAAACATCAAATTCTTAGGAAACTCTGTATACTCTGATCAAGGTTTGACAAAAATGCTGGGGATCAAAAAAGGAGATGTTTACAATGGTGTATTGCTTCAAAAAAGAATTGAAGACAAGACAAAACCTGACGCTAACGACATCAAAAACCTGTACCAAAACAGTGGTTATTTATTTTCAACCGTAAATGCGGTAGAAGTAAAAACAGCCAATGACACCATTGATTTCGAAATCCGAATCATGGAAGGACCGATGGCATATTTCAATAAAATTACTGTAGTTGGAAACGACAAAACCAACGACAAGGTAATCTATCGTGAATTAAGAACACTTCCGGGACAAAAATACAGCAAGGAGCTTTTGATGAGAACGCTTCGTGAACTTGGGCAGTTAGGGTTTTTCGATCCTCAGGCATTGGAGCCAAAATTCAAAAACGTTGACCCGGCGGCAGGTACAGTTGATATTGAATATAATGTTGTTGAAAAAGGTTCCAGCCAAATCGAACTTCAGGGAGGTTATGGCGGCGGTGGCTTCATCGGAACCCTGGGTCTTTCTTTCAATAACTTCTCCATACGAAATATTTTCAAAAAAGACGCCTATACTCCACTTCCAATGGGTGACGGACAGAAATTGGCATTGAGGCTTCAGGGGAGTTCTTACTTCCAAACCTACAGCCTTTCCTTTACTGAACCATGGCTTGGAGGGAAAAAACCGGTACAGTTCTCCGGATCTATTTCGCACAGTAAGCAGTTCTTATACACAGGAAGAACCAGTGATGTTGACAGAGACAAGAGTTTTAACATCACATCGATATCGTTGGGTATTGCCAAGAAGCTTAATGTTCCTGATGATTACTTCATCCTTTCGCAAGGAATCAGTTTCCAGTATTATGACCTGAACAATTATAACACCGGATTATTTACATTCGGAAATGGTAACTCACGAAACCTGGCTTACACTATAGGATTAAGAAGAGACAGCCGAGGTATAGACCCAATCTTCCCTACTTTTGGATCGGAGTTTAGTATTAGTGCAAAATTCACTTTGCCGTACTCTCTTTTCAATGGGGTTGACTATGCGAACTTAAAAAATGACCCTAATTATCAAACTACCGACAGCCAAGGAAATGTTGTTGCTGACCAATCAAAAATCGACCAAAAGAAATTTAATTGGCTGGAATATTACAAAATTAAATTCAAAGCAGATTGGTATACAAAAATTTATGGTAAATTCGTACTTCGTTCATTGGGTGAATTTGGTTTCTTAGGCGCTTATAATAACGACAGAGGTTTGGTTCCATTTGAAAGATTCTTCCTTGGTGGAGATGGTTTGGCGAACTATTCGTTAGACGGCCGTGAGGTGATACAGTTGAGAGGTTATCCTAACCAGTCCCTGACACCACTGGACAACAAAGGAAACCAAAACGGAGCAACAATTTATAATAAGTTCTCGTTAGAATTGAGATATCCGATTACATTGAAAGGAGCAGCATCGATTTATGCCTTAACTTTCCTTGAAGCCGGAGCAGCTTACGACAATTTTAGAGATTATAATCCGTTTGTATTACAACGTTCAGCAGGATTTGGTTTAAGAGTATTCATGCCGGCATTCGGATTATTGGGTATTGACTTTGGTCACGGATTCGATCCGGTTCCTGGCAGTACGCAGAAAAATGGATGGGAAACCCATTTCATTATTGGACAACAGTTTTAA
- a CDS encoding isoprenyl transferase, whose translation MDLLNTINKDNLPKHLAIIMDGNGRWAKQKGMLRAFGHENGTKAVRTTVETCAKLGIENLTLYAFSTENWNRPKLEVDTLMKLLINSLKNELKTLTENNIKLNTIGNFEKLPASAQKELSQVISKTKDNTRMTLTLALSYGSREEIVSAVKSISSIVKNNIISIDAIDESIINQHLYTQNLPDVDLLIRTSGEHRISNFLLWQIAYAELYFTDVLWPDFREKDLYEAIISYQKRERRFGKTSEQIK comes from the coding sequence ATGGACTTACTTAACACTATAAACAAAGACAACCTCCCAAAGCATCTGGCCATCATTATGGATGGCAATGGCCGTTGGGCTAAACAAAAAGGTATGCTCAGAGCCTTTGGCCATGAAAACGGAACCAAGGCTGTAAGGACTACAGTAGAGACCTGCGCTAAGTTAGGCATTGAAAACCTGACGCTCTATGCTTTTTCTACCGAAAACTGGAACCGTCCAAAACTGGAAGTTGACACTTTAATGAAACTTCTTATAAACTCATTAAAAAATGAGCTTAAAACGCTTACCGAAAACAATATAAAACTCAACACTATAGGTAATTTTGAAAAATTGCCGGCTTCTGCTCAAAAAGAATTATCGCAGGTCATTTCCAAAACAAAAGACAACACCAGAATGACGCTGACTCTTGCGCTAAGCTACGGTTCCCGTGAGGAAATCGTCTCAGCGGTAAAGAGCATAAGCAGTATAGTTAAAAATAATATAATTTCAATAGACGCTATTGACGAATCAATTATTAATCAGCATCTTTACACGCAAAATTTACCAGACGTTGATTTATTAATAAGAACCAGTGGCGAACATAGAATCAGCAATTTCTTACTTTGGCAGATAGCTTATGCAGAATTGTACTTTACAGACGTATTGTGGCCTGACTTTAGGGAAAAAGATTTGTATGAAGCTATAATTAGCTATCAAAAAAGAGAACGTAGATTTGGAAAAACAAGTGAACAAATTAAATAA
- a CDS encoding DUF6089 family protein translates to MNRIIITLFCIFSYAASNAQIHEIGIFAGGNNYIGDVGPTNYVKPNEFAFGLLYKWNKSPRHSWRISYMQGKVTSNDHDSDMPARKQRGLNFENSVKELSLGLEFNFFDFNLHESGFLLTPYVYSGISYFRYTELYHVNNQYEEDEDKNTFAIPMTVGIKTRIAEKLILGFEVGARYTFTDNLDGSNPKNDSFKTLRFGNLNSNDWYVFTGFTLTYTFGNKPCYCAE, encoded by the coding sequence ATGAATCGGATAATAATCACTTTGTTCTGCATTTTTAGTTATGCTGCCTCCAATGCCCAAATCCATGAAATTGGAATTTTTGCCGGCGGGAATAACTACATAGGAGATGTGGGTCCGACAAACTATGTCAAACCCAATGAATTTGCCTTCGGACTACTTTATAAATGGAATAAAAGCCCGAGACATTCATGGAGAATTTCCTATATGCAGGGAAAAGTTACTTCCAACGATCACGATTCCGACATGCCTGCCAGAAAACAAAGAGGATTAAACTTTGAAAATAGCGTAAAAGAATTATCTTTAGGGCTTGAATTCAATTTTTTTGATTTTAATTTGCATGAATCAGGCTTTTTGCTGACACCATACGTATATTCCGGTATCAGTTATTTCAGATATACAGAACTATATCACGTAAATAACCAATATGAGGAAGATGAGGATAAAAACACCTTTGCTATCCCTATGACAGTCGGCATAAAAACCAGGATTGCAGAAAAACTGATCTTAGGATTTGAAGTCGGAGCCAGATATACCTTTACGGATAATCTGGACGGCAGCAATCCAAAAAATGACAGTTTTAAAACATTGCGATTTGGAAATTTAAACAGCAACGACTGGTATGTTTTCACAGGCTTTACACTAACATATACCTTTGGAAACAAACCTTGCTACTGTGCAGAATAA
- a CDS encoding NAD kinase, whose amino-acid sequence MKVAIYGQYYQNSTEPIIRDIFVFFNKNNVDLVIQDDFLAILHQKEIIKKEYNTFHDYNDLDRNIDILVSIGGDGTILRAATLVRDSGIPILGINAGRLGFLATVQKENIDELMQYIIDKNYSLSPRTLLSLESTESIPEIERLNFAMNEISINRKDTTSMITVETYLNGEYLNAYWADGLIISTPTGSTGYSLSCGGPILMPAVESFVITPIAPHNLNARPFVIPDNVEIKLKVSGREEHYLVSLDSRVASMSNNTILTIKKTPFQINMVELPEKSFLKTLRTKLLWGEDKRN is encoded by the coding sequence ATGAAAGTAGCCATTTACGGTCAATATTACCAAAATAGCACGGAACCAATCATACGGGATATCTTTGTTTTCTTCAACAAGAACAATGTAGATCTGGTCATCCAGGACGATTTTCTGGCAATCTTACACCAAAAAGAAATTATCAAGAAGGAATACAATACTTTTCATGACTACAACGATCTCGACAGAAATATCGACATTCTGGTAAGTATTGGCGGAGACGGAACGATTTTGCGCGCTGCCACACTCGTAAGAGATTCCGGAATTCCGATATTGGGAATTAATGCAGGAAGACTTGGCTTTTTAGCAACGGTGCAAAAAGAAAATATTGATGAACTGATGCAGTATATCATTGATAAAAACTATTCCCTTTCGCCAAGAACCCTACTCAGCCTTGAAAGCACAGAGAGTATCCCGGAAATTGAGAGGCTGAACTTTGCCATGAATGAGATTTCCATCAACAGAAAAGACACCACTTCGATGATTACTGTCGAAACCTACCTGAATGGAGAATACCTGAATGCCTATTGGGCCGACGGTTTAATTATTTCAACACCAACAGGATCAACCGGATATTCCTTAAGCTGCGGCGGACCAATACTGATGCCTGCGGTTGAAAGCTTTGTAATTACCCCTATTGCTCCCCATAATTTGAATGCAAGACCTTTTGTGATTCCTGACAATGTTGAAATCAAGCTAAAAGTTTCAGGCAGGGAAGAACATTATCTGGTTTCACTGGATTCCAGAGTTGCCTCTATGAGTAATAACACCATCCTGACCATCAAAAAAACACCTTTCCAAATCAATATGGTCGAACTTCCTGAAAAAAGTTTCTTAAAAACATTGCGTACAAAATTGCTTTGGGGTGAGGACAAGAGAAACTAA
- a CDS encoding CBS domain-containing protein, whose protein sequence is MTEITDYINNDIKAITVDDTIESVQDFFADLSFSHFPVLENGIYIGSISGDDVETFDAEKKILDYRYTLEGFYARKNMIWLDLLEIFARNHTSIVPVLDEKNNYIGYYDITDIIKFFHETPFLKEMGGIIIVEKNINDYSMSQISQIVESNNGKLLGMFVSSAEAGKIQITVKIALGSLNDIIQTFRRYNYEIISEHQEDNYLNALKERSDYLDKYLNI, encoded by the coding sequence ATGACTGAAATTACAGACTACATTAATAATGATATTAAGGCGATAACAGTAGACGATACCATTGAGTCCGTTCAGGATTTTTTTGCAGACCTGTCTTTTTCCCATTTTCCGGTTTTGGAAAATGGCATATACATTGGCAGTATTTCAGGAGATGATGTAGAAACTTTCGACGCTGAAAAAAAGATACTGGACTACCGCTATACCCTAGAAGGTTTTTATGCCAGAAAAAATATGATCTGGCTGGATTTGTTAGAAATTTTTGCCCGAAACCATACAAGTATAGTCCCGGTTTTGGATGAGAAAAACAACTATATTGGCTACTACGACATTACAGATATTATCAAATTTTTCCACGAAACTCCTTTCCTTAAAGAAATGGGAGGAATTATAATAGTTGAAAAAAACATCAACGATTATTCCATGAGCCAGATTTCGCAGATTGTAGAAAGCAATAACGGAAAATTACTCGGCATGTTTGTCTCAAGTGCGGAAGCCGGCAAAATACAGATTACCGTAAAAATCGCTTTAGGCTCCCTGAATGACATTATTCAGACCTTCAGACGCTACAATTATGAAATTATCTCCGAGCACCAGGAAGACAATTACCTGAATGCCTTAAAGGAACGCTCAGATTACCTGGACAAATATTTGAACATATAA